The region CGAGGCCGGAGATGTCAATCTTGACAACCTGTCTGAAGTTGGCGCCAGGGTCAGAGAAGACTGGGGCAAACTCGCGACGCTGTCGCTCTGCCAGCCATTTACGCGTTGTGCCGTCTGGCGACACGTATGCGTTCTTGGCGCCCATCTCGGCGGCCATGTTGCACAGAACCATCCGATCCGCCATCGTCATGCCCGACACTGCCTCGCCGCAGAACTCGACCGCCTGGTAGCTCGCACCGTCGGCGCCCAGCGTCCCAATAATGTGAAGGGCTACGTCCTTCGCGCACACGGGCGGCGTCGAGGCGCCCGAGAGCTCGATCTTGATGGTGGGTGGGACCTTCAGCCAAATGCTCCCTGTCGCCCAGATGGCCGCCATCTCGCTCCTGCCGATGCCGGCCGAAAACGCGCCGAGCGCGCCATAGGTTGTCGTATGAGAGTCGCTGCCGAGGATGAGTGAGCCCGGGGTAGCAAAGCCCTGCTCGCAGAGAACCTGGTGGCAGATGCCGTGGCCGACATCGTAGAAGTTCTCGATCCCCTCTCTCGCCACGAACTCCCGTATGGTCTTGTGGTTCTGGGCGTGTTTCTCTGTGGCCGCCGGCACGCAGTGGTCGAGAATAATGATGACCCGCGCGGGGTCAAAGACGTGCTCACCGCCCATTCTCGTGAACGTCTCGGAGATAGCGGCCGCGTTATCGTGCGACATGAGTAGGTCAGGCGTGAGGGTAACGATCTGGCCGGGCGAAACCTGCTCGAGACCCGCCTTTCTCGCAAGCACCTTCTCAGAAAACGTCATCGCCATGTTGTGCCGTCCCTATTTGGCTTAGAACTCACAGCGGCCGACCGGCTAAGGGATCGTGCCTCTTAAATAAAGAGCACCTCGTTTGACCTCAATGTAGATGCCTCCGCGACTCGTGGCGGCCTTGATCGCGGCTCGAAAGTGGGCCAGCGTCGTGATTGGCCTGTCGTTTATCTGTGTAAGAACATCCCCCCTGCGCAATCCAGCCTTCTCCGCCGGGCCCCTAGACCTCAGTTTCTCGACGGCGATGCAAGTCCTTCCAGGGCCTCCCAGTCGGCCCCTTGCGAGCGCTACCTCCTCAACCCAGAAGCCGAGCCACTCGTAGCACAACTGCCGGGCGAGCTTGAGCGGAAACTGCCTTCCCCGCACCGCAACCGTGAGCAGCGCGCCATTTCGGCTGATCGTGAGCGGGATACTGTCCGTGGCTTTGTAGTCCTTGAGCCTTGCCCTGAACTCGCGCTCGGAACAAACGCTGGCATTGCCGATCCTCTCGATGTGATCTCCCGTCTGAATGAGGCCATTTGCGGGCCCTTTTGAGAACACAAAGGTAACGATAACCGCCGTAACAGGACCCTCTCCGGACGATACGGAGCGAATCTTGAGAAGCTGCATCGTCTCGGTCGAAATGCCCAGCCAGGGAACGTGAACCTCGCCGTATGACAACAGGTCCTCAACCACCCGCACCGCCCGGTCAATTGGTATTGCAAACCCCATCCCCTCGGCCGCGTTCAGAATGGCGGTGTTGATTCCCACGACCCGACCGGTCAGGTTGATGAGCGGTCCACCTGAGTTACCCGGGTTGATCGCCGCGTCGGTCTGAATAAGGTCGTAAAGCGCTTCGTTTTTGGCCTCATCGGACCCAAGATCGACGTCGCGGTGCAGCGCCGAGACCACCCCAGTCGTTACGGTCTGAGAATAACCGTATGGGTTGCCAATGGCGATGATGGTCTCTCCGATCATGAGGTCTTTGGCCGTCCCGATCTCCGCGTATGGCAACGGCTTTGCGCCCTCGATCTTCAGCACAGCGATGTCGGACTTGACGTCCCAGCCGACCAACTGCGCCTCATAGACACTTCCGTCCGAGACCTTGACCGAGATTCTCGAGGCCTTTCGGACAACGTGGGCATTAGTCAGGATGTGGTTTTGGTCGTCGATCACGACGCCGGAGCCCAGGCTGGTCTCCTTCTCAGTTCGGCGAAGCGGGGTGTGCATAAAAAGGTGATCGAAAACGTCGTCCCCGAAGAGGTAGGAGCGCTGGACTATCCGCTCGGTGCTGATGTTGACAACGGCGTCGCGGGCCGCCCGAACGGCCAGGACAACCGGCGTCTCGCGGATGCTGTGTGCAGCAGCTGTCTCTTCTGCCTTCGAGCGGGCACCGACTGCCAGGGCCATGACGACGCATACCGCTACGGCAACCACCTCACGTCGTCTGGGAACAGTGCCAATTGGGTGCATTTTAGAGAATATCATTTCAGCCTAATACTACACAATGTCTCAAGCTGACAACAGCTTCTTGGGGCGTTTTCGTAATCGTGCCCGGGCCTGCTCAACTGACGGCGTTCTTCCCGCATCCCCGCAAGGGGATGAACGTGAGTAGCCGTAGGTGAAACCTACGGATCAGGGTCAGAGAAGGAAAGGAAAACAGCCCTGAAAGGGCTGAACATAGCTCTGTGGACGGGCTGTGCGACCCCTTCGGGGTCGCGAGCATACCGACGTGAACGGATTCCGTAGGTTCCACCTACGGCTACTATTGTGGCCCCCCTTCGGGGAACCGAAACACACCATCACGTCAATCCTAATTCCACTTTTGTTCTTCACCAAAACCAAAACCCACAGCCAACAACACAACACTCCTTAATCAAAAAATACGAAAACTCCTGCTTCTTGGGGCGTTTTCTAGATAGACGACCGCACGAGTATGCGATACTCTTCAACATGTTTTTCGTGTTCTT is a window of bacterium DNA encoding:
- a CDS encoding 3-isopropylmalate dehydratase large subunit, giving the protein MAMTFSEKVLARKAGLEQVSPGQIVTLTPDLLMSHDNAAAISETFTRMGGEHVFDPARVIIILDHCVPAATEKHAQNHKTIREFVAREGIENFYDVGHGICHQVLCEQGFATPGSLILGSDSHTTTYGALGAFSAGIGRSEMAAIWATGSIWLKVPPTIKIELSGASTPPVCAKDVALHIIGTLGADGASYQAVEFCGEAVSGMTMADRMVLCNMAAEMGAKNAYVSPDGTTRKWLAERQRREFAPVFSDPGANFRQVVKIDISGLEPQVACPHTVDNVTPVGALKRTRIDQALVGTCTNGRLEDLAVAASILKGKQVAAGTRLLVLPASRKILRDAIEAGHIGTLVEAGAIVLNPGCGPCLGAHEGVLAPGEVCISTANRNFKGRMGCNTAEIYLASPATVAASALKGVITDPRGVMERP
- a CDS encoding trypsin-like peptidase domain-containing protein, which gives rise to MIFSKMHPIGTVPRRREVVAVAVCVVMALAVGARSKAEETAAAHSIRETPVVLAVRAARDAVVNISTERIVQRSYLFGDDVFDHLFMHTPLRRTEKETSLGSGVVIDDQNHILTNAHVVRKASRISVKVSDGSVYEAQLVGWDVKSDIAVLKIEGAKPLPYAEIGTAKDLMIGETIIAIGNPYGYSQTVTTGVVSALHRDVDLGSDEAKNEALYDLIQTDAAINPGNSGGPLINLTGRVVGINTAILNAAEGMGFAIPIDRAVRVVEDLLSYGEVHVPWLGISTETMQLLKIRSVSSGEGPVTAVIVTFVFSKGPANGLIQTGDHIERIGNASVCSEREFRARLKDYKATDSIPLTISRNGALLTVAVRGRQFPLKLARQLCYEWLGFWVEEVALARGRLGGPGRTCIAVEKLRSRGPAEKAGLRRGDVLTQINDRPITTLAHFRAAIKAATSRGGIYIEVKRGALYLRGTIP